The following proteins are co-located in the Myxococcus fulvus genome:
- a CDS encoding SDR family NAD(P)-dependent oxidoreductase — MSRKVALITGASAGLGEQFARRFARDGHDVILVARSAERLEALAATLQKEHGVTAHVLPADLTRPEAPERLFAQVAERGLEVEFLVNNAGFGSAGPFLDQDVKREGEMVEVNCTALLKLTHLFARPMRERGHGRILNVASTAGFQPGPYMATYYATKAFVVSLSEALSYELKGTGVTVTCHCPGATHTEFAQRAGNDKTRLFQRTGVAKAPDVVEHAYAKMMSGRVLAIHGVANAVGAFMVRLSPRAAVRAMVAGLNQQG, encoded by the coding sequence ATGTCACGCAAGGTGGCCCTCATCACCGGTGCATCGGCGGGGTTGGGTGAGCAGTTCGCGCGGCGCTTCGCTCGGGACGGACACGACGTCATCCTGGTCGCCCGCAGTGCCGAGCGCCTGGAGGCGCTCGCCGCGACGCTCCAGAAGGAGCACGGGGTGACGGCCCACGTGCTGCCCGCGGATTTGACGCGGCCGGAGGCGCCCGAGCGGCTCTTCGCGCAGGTGGCCGAGCGCGGCCTTGAGGTGGAGTTCCTCGTCAACAACGCGGGCTTCGGCTCCGCGGGCCCCTTCCTGGACCAGGACGTGAAGCGCGAGGGGGAGATGGTGGAGGTCAACTGCACCGCGCTGTTGAAGCTCACGCACCTGTTCGCCCGGCCCATGCGCGAGCGCGGCCACGGCCGCATCCTCAACGTGGCCTCCACCGCCGGCTTCCAGCCGGGGCCCTACATGGCCACGTACTACGCGACCAAGGCCTTCGTCGTGTCGCTGTCGGAGGCGCTCTCCTACGAGCTGAAGGGCACGGGCGTGACGGTGACGTGCCACTGCCCCGGCGCGACGCACACCGAGTTCGCCCAGCGCGCGGGCAACGACAAGACCCGCCTGTTCCAGCGCACCGGCGTGGCCAAGGCCCCTGACGTGGTGGAGCACGCGTACGCGAAGATGATGAGCGGGCGCGTGCTGGCCATCCACGGCGTGGCCAACGCGGTGGGGGCCTTCATGGTGCGCCTGAGCCCGCGCGCCGCCGTGCGCGCCATGGTCGCCGGGCTCAACCAGCAGGGCTGA